Proteins encoded within one genomic window of Methanosarcina barkeri str. Wiesmoor:
- a CDS encoding ABC transporter ATP-binding protein, translated as METKISIKDVSAPRNLLLETETENPTLEVELPSGEGLVNSNEESFKCKLGRSRYLQSDETHRTAASVIEVIDVKKSYTLGDLEIPILHDINLKVREGEFLAIMGPSGSGKSTLMNLIGFLDRPTEGTIIIKGLDINKLSDKEVARLRGLEIGFIFQTFNLIPRLTALENVELPTYANTRSGVNTHERAKGLLKLVGLEDRMHHKPGELSGGQSQRVAIARALINDPAILLADEPTGNLDSKTGCEILNIFRRLNDDGRTIVMITHDPEIAGYADRIVLVKDGIVQNTE; from the coding sequence ATGGAAACGAAGATTTCGATTAAAGACGTTTCTGCTCCCAGGAACTTACTCTTGGAGACAGAAACCGAAAATCCCACACTTGAAGTAGAACTGCCCTCTGGAGAAGGCCTCGTTAATTCAAACGAAGAATCGTTTAAATGTAAATTGGGCCGTTCAAGATATCTACAGAGTGACGAAACACATAGGACAGCAGCTTCCGTGATTGAAGTTATTGATGTCAAAAAGAGCTATACTCTTGGAGATCTGGAGATTCCAATCCTTCATGATATAAACCTTAAAGTGCGGGAGGGAGAATTCCTTGCCATAATGGGGCCCTCTGGCTCAGGGAAGAGCACACTTATGAATCTTATAGGTTTTCTTGATAGACCTACAGAAGGGACAATCATAATTAAAGGTCTGGATATCAATAAACTATCTGACAAGGAAGTTGCCAGGCTCAGAGGGTTAGAAATTGGTTTTATTTTTCAGACATTCAATCTGATTCCCAGGCTTACAGCTCTTGAAAATGTTGAGCTTCCCACCTATGCTAACACAAGGAGTGGAGTCAATACTCATGAAAGAGCAAAGGGATTACTTAAACTCGTGGGTCTGGAGGATCGAATGCACCACAAGCCCGGTGAGCTTTCAGGTGGTCAATCCCAGAGAGTTGCTATTGCCAGAGCTCTTATCAATGACCCTGCGATCCTCCTTGCAGATGAGCCCACTGGAAATCTGGACTCGAAGACAGGCTGTGAAATTCTAAATATATTTAGAAGACTCAACGACGACGGAAGAACAATTGTAATGATTACTCATGATCCGGAAATTGCAGGATATGCAGACAGGATAGTGCTCGTAAAGGATGGGATAGTTCAGAATACGGAATGA
- a CDS encoding COG1361 S-layer family protein yields MTKIKNSLVLLVLSLLLVSSFFVAPASAAVGGANLKVTIVETNPYPAKIGEYLNLTVQVENVGGDKADNVDIEVVPQYPFSLDSETNALQNVGVLSPGRTATKEFYLFVDKNAQKGVRSIDIRTKTGKNSPWSEKSFDIRIGTETFNSKGTVELKEVASDPEVFMPGDRGTVTVTLTNTASNPTVTIDGSDFDTNARIQAAVLRPLSDGIIVLDAPYEDMGILGPGDSIKLTFNVKVAEDAPEGTHNLELAIEGNSFDYNSRKNIPLKVDSSNVKVIPSKELHIVNSESTLEFDVANTHPNEFSSVSIKPEAKGVIFYPAEYFIGPMNQDELFTIEFNAVTDDLSDAKRNPYEPINLTLSANYGNGINKHENIVSNMYIQSIEETQDGSPGILAPGLLLVIIAVAGMLVYRKKKQNRK; encoded by the coding sequence ATGACAAAAATCAAAAATTCACTTGTCCTTCTTGTATTATCTTTACTTTTAGTTTCCTCGTTTTTTGTAGCTCCTGCCTCTGCAGCTGTTGGGGGAGCCAATCTGAAAGTTACAATAGTCGAAACAAATCCCTATCCTGCAAAAATAGGAGAATACCTGAATCTGACTGTTCAGGTGGAAAACGTAGGTGGAGATAAAGCTGACAATGTTGACATCGAAGTTGTGCCTCAATATCCTTTTTCTCTTGATTCAGAGACAAATGCCCTACAGAATGTTGGAGTCCTCAGTCCTGGCAGGACTGCTACGAAGGAGTTTTACCTTTTCGTAGACAAAAATGCGCAGAAAGGAGTACGTTCCATTGACATCAGAACAAAAACCGGTAAAAACAGCCCCTGGAGTGAGAAAAGCTTTGATATACGAATAGGCACTGAAACATTTAACAGCAAAGGTACAGTTGAACTTAAGGAAGTTGCTTCGGACCCAGAGGTTTTCATGCCCGGAGACAGGGGTACTGTCACTGTAACTCTTACGAACACTGCAAGTAATCCTACTGTCACTATTGATGGAAGCGACTTTGATACAAATGCTCGAATTCAGGCTGCGGTTTTGAGACCTTTATCTGATGGGATAATCGTTCTTGATGCTCCCTATGAAGATATGGGTATTCTAGGGCCTGGAGATAGTATCAAACTGACTTTCAATGTTAAAGTTGCAGAAGACGCTCCAGAAGGAACTCATAACCTTGAACTTGCAATAGAGGGTAACTCCTTCGATTACAACAGCAGAAAGAATATTCCTCTCAAGGTAGATTCTTCAAATGTCAAGGTAATTCCCTCAAAAGAGCTCCATATAGTAAATAGCGAGTCTACCCTTGAGTTCGATGTAGCCAATACTCATCCGAACGAGTTTAGTTCTGTAAGCATAAAACCTGAAGCTAAAGGCGTCATATTTTACCCCGCTGAGTATTTCATAGGGCCAATGAATCAAGACGAGCTTTTTACTATTGAATTTAATGCGGTAACAGACGATTTATCCGATGCAAAAAGGAACCCCTACGAACCTATAAATCTAACACTTTCAGCAAATTACGGCAACGGAATAAATAAGCATGAAAATATAGTAAGCAATATGTATATTCAGTCCATCGAGGAAACTCAAGACGGGAGTCCGGGAATACTTGCCCCAGGATTACTACTTGTTATCATCGCCGTTGCAGGTATGCTAGTTTACAGAAAGAAGAAACAGAACCGAAAATGA
- a CDS encoding ATP-binding protein produces the protein MRKNIAEDSGPSLKVPQSHQISAVYEDTKGLIELLVTYFKEGLEGGEYCLWVSPDKLAAEEAKNELMKVGVDVEPYLTSSQLEFLPANPLPEDLTLLASTVTELAEKGYRKTLSGGFSGFRTNFEIKNAGNSLKPCLETCGKAIEIMALEKNKSITFLYTIPLEELSGRVLLELMEESNVFTKRKGKLESLRSLEEKIELKNEFLKAKKDIDASNWAKNGLIVNMNHELRTPLNSVIGFSDLLLEGAFGSLNTRQSKYVSNILISGKNLLEIISNLLDISRLEAGEKNLNYEDVDIASLLGEVRMSLLSFASSKKVSIEIKVDASLENIRADRTKLRQILYSLMNNAIKLTPEKKKVTVSALKKEGMLEIKVSDSGIGLSKEDHERMLMPFIQADLSTTSGYGGTGLGLYIAKNFIDIHGGKIWVESKGGKGSTFIFTLPLNGRN, from the coding sequence TTGAGGAAAAATATTGCTGAAGACTCCGGACCTTCTTTAAAAGTTCCGCAGAGTCACCAGATCTCTGCCGTGTATGAGGACACCAAAGGATTGATAGAACTACTTGTTACCTATTTTAAGGAAGGACTTGAAGGGGGAGAATATTGCTTATGGGTTTCCCCGGATAAACTGGCCGCTGAAGAGGCAAAAAATGAACTTATGAAGGTAGGAGTGGACGTCGAACCTTATCTCACTTCCTCTCAGTTGGAATTTCTGCCGGCTAATCCGCTCCCGGAAGATCTTACTCTTCTTGCGTCAACAGTAACAGAACTCGCAGAAAAGGGATATAGAAAAACCCTTTCGGGAGGATTTTCAGGATTTAGAACAAATTTTGAGATTAAAAACGCCGGAAATTCTCTTAAACCCTGCCTTGAGACGTGTGGTAAGGCAATCGAAATAATGGCTTTGGAAAAGAATAAAAGCATCACATTTCTCTATACCATTCCTCTCGAAGAACTTTCAGGTAGAGTTCTGCTCGAATTAATGGAAGAAAGCAACGTTTTTACCAAAAGAAAAGGGAAATTGGAGAGTTTGAGAAGCCTGGAAGAAAAAATAGAGCTGAAAAATGAATTTCTCAAAGCAAAAAAAGATATAGACGCCTCAAACTGGGCTAAAAACGGGCTGATAGTTAACATGAACCATGAACTTCGGACTCCCCTTAACTCGGTAATAGGTTTCTCCGATTTGCTGCTGGAAGGGGCTTTTGGGTCCCTGAACACGAGGCAATCAAAATATGTAAGTAATATTCTCATAAGCGGAAAGAACCTTCTGGAAATTATCAGTAATCTACTTGATATATCAAGGCTCGAAGCCGGAGAAAAGAACCTTAACTATGAAGATGTAGATATTGCTAGCCTTTTAGGAGAGGTAAGAATGAGTCTTCTCTCATTTGCCTCAAGTAAGAAAGTCAGTATAGAAATAAAGGTCGATGCTTCTCTTGAGAACATCCGGGCTGACAGGACAAAGCTGAGACAGATTCTGTACAGTCTAATGAATAACGCTATAAAACTCACTCCTGAAAAGAAAAAGGTTACTGTAAGTGCCCTCAAAAAAGAAGGAATGCTCGAGATTAAAGTGTCGGATAGCGGAATAGGGTTGTCAAAAGAAGATCATGAAAGGATGCTTATGCCTTTCATTCAGGCAGATCTTTCCACAACCAGTGGGTACGGTGGAACTGGGCTTGGGCTTTATATTGCTAAAAACTTCATAGATATTCACGGAGGAAAAATCTGGGTGGAATCAAAAGGAGGAAAAGGCAGCACATTTATCTTTACTCTTCCACTAAATGGAAGGAATTAA
- a CDS encoding flavin reductase family protein produces the protein MPTTLVGACVNGKPNYLTVAFCGVVQASPPMIAVTLGKIHHTNEGIRENQCFSVNIPSRYMVESTDYCGIVSGKRIDKSEIFETFYGKLERAPMIRECPVNLECKLIDILDFGGASEVFIGEIVESYAEERYLCNEIPDIEKIEPIVFSMYDNNYWGIGEHLGKAWSIGKNFAEGGNEKKSWKR, from the coding sequence ATGCCCACTACCCTCGTAGGGGCTTGTGTAAACGGAAAGCCGAATTACCTGACAGTCGCTTTTTGCGGAGTCGTACAGGCAAGCCCTCCCATGATTGCGGTGACCCTTGGGAAAATACACCATACAAATGAAGGAATAAGGGAAAACCAGTGCTTTAGTGTAAATATTCCTTCCAGGTATATGGTGGAGTCTACGGACTACTGCGGTATAGTCTCCGGAAAAAGAATAGATAAATCCGAAATTTTCGAAACCTTCTATGGAAAACTTGAAAGAGCTCCGATGATCCGGGAATGTCCTGTGAATCTTGAGTGCAAGCTTATAGACATTCTGGATTTCGGAGGCGCGAGTGAAGTTTTCATAGGGGAGATTGTTGAAAGTTATGCAGAGGAAAGGTATCTTTGTAATGAAATCCCTGATATAGAGAAGATTGAGCCTATAGTTTTTTCTATGTATGATAATAATTACTGGGGAATAGGTGAACACCTAGGCAAAGCCTGGTCTATCGGGAAAAATTTTGCTGAAGGCGGTAACGAAAAAAAAAGCTGGAAACGCTGA
- a CDS encoding flavodoxin family protein, translated as MKITVFSGSHKGREGNTLIMVEEFLKGAEEAGAETENIFLIEKRIGYCRGKFECWLKTPGICTIKDDMDDLLPKFVASDIAVFACPVYFDNIPAVMKNFIDRLAPVLVPHFEEDKMGEYRHAKRYEKLPKIAVISNAGLPSQTNFEVESLFFKRLARTFHTELIAEIYRGEGEIFRGKNNIMLKPLLGKYKKALRYAGRELVENQTLSEKTIRELEKPIVPESLYIKFGNEEWDRLCEENKVN; from the coding sequence ATGAAAATAACAGTATTCAGCGGGAGCCATAAGGGCAGGGAAGGAAACACTCTAATTATGGTAGAGGAATTCCTGAAAGGAGCAGAAGAAGCTGGGGCAGAAACCGAAAACATTTTTCTGATCGAAAAAAGAATTGGATATTGCAGGGGAAAATTCGAGTGCTGGCTTAAGACCCCTGGAATTTGCACAATAAAGGATGATATGGATGATCTGCTTCCCAAATTTGTGGCTTCAGATATCGCAGTATTCGCATGTCCCGTCTATTTCGATAATATCCCGGCTGTTATGAAAAACTTCATAGATAGACTTGCTCCTGTGCTTGTGCCTCATTTTGAAGAAGACAAAATGGGAGAGTACAGGCATGCAAAACGCTATGAAAAGCTTCCAAAAATTGCCGTGATATCAAACGCCGGGTTGCCGAGCCAGACAAACTTTGAGGTTGAAAGCCTTTTTTTCAAGCGGCTTGCAAGAACTTTTCACACTGAGCTCATTGCTGAAATTTATAGAGGAGAAGGAGAAATCTTCAGAGGCAAAAACAATATCATGCTAAAACCTCTCCTGGGAAAGTATAAAAAAGCCCTCAGATATGCAGGAAGAGAACTTGTAGAGAACCAGACACTCTCAGAAAAAACCATTAGGGAACTTGAAAAACCAATTGTGCCTGAAAGTCTGTACATAAAATTCGGGAACGAAGAATGGGACCGGCTGTGCGAGGAAAATAAGGTTAATTGA
- a CDS encoding ABC transporter ATP-binding protein, producing the protein MLRVSNLVKDYEVRSEKIRVLDHIDFTVEDGEILGITGRSGSGKSTLLRIIRGVEPFQEGTVEVDGKIITPASGIEGEKFLKSVSAIHLQRNFGLWNGPAIENVIRKLNYLRVGYESLPRNEYLPHSVDNDYDELFKEAMEYLKLVGLEDKALHSTNFLSGGEKQRVVMARQLAAKPRILLLDEPVTMTGPDTKQEVLDVIKSLKKKLNIPIIVVSHLPEIHAYLADRLIFLENGKIAADGETSLVLKNFLRDMKPKEKLAEPEKKEVCIKVKDISKRYSLIRMGEVLNIKDFSLDIYRGEILAFIGSSGAGKTTLMKLMEGLVKPKSGTVEYLCNGDWVDVTRYSEKRMELRRIMSIMNQEFSMSVNSTVREQIRFRLSMKKQGAIEHARSKAREMGMSDETLDTIYRLPDMPEEEKETALRELNLNDTIYFDLFPTIPITDVDAYARPVFEALDLPMEILDKTPYQISGGEHVRAFIALSLATSPEYLMLDEPFGDLDPVTLRDVTNSLKRINERFGTTIALVSHHMDFVREVAHRTILIDNGALAMDGEPAEVCQELINRSNAPYMEHSLEDLVEGGLETK; encoded by the coding sequence ATGCTCAGAGTTTCCAACCTGGTTAAAGATTATGAGGTACGTTCTGAAAAGATAAGAGTGCTGGACCATATTGACTTCACGGTGGAGGATGGAGAAATCCTCGGGATAACAGGTCGAAGTGGAAGCGGAAAATCGACATTGTTGCGCATCATCCGGGGAGTTGAGCCCTTTCAGGAGGGAACTGTGGAAGTAGATGGAAAAATTATAACGCCTGCTTCAGGGATTGAAGGAGAAAAATTTCTGAAGAGCGTAAGCGCAATACACCTACAGCGAAACTTCGGGCTTTGGAACGGGCCTGCGATTGAAAATGTTATAAGAAAGCTAAACTACCTCCGAGTTGGGTATGAATCCCTTCCACGAAATGAATATCTTCCGCACAGTGTAGATAATGATTACGACGAGTTGTTTAAAGAAGCAATGGAGTATCTAAAACTCGTGGGCCTGGAGGATAAGGCGCTTCATTCCACCAATTTTCTGAGCGGAGGGGAAAAACAGAGAGTTGTAATGGCAAGGCAGCTTGCCGCAAAGCCGAGAATCCTTCTTCTCGATGAACCTGTTACAATGACCGGGCCGGATACAAAACAGGAAGTTCTTGATGTAATAAAGAGCCTGAAAAAGAAGTTGAACATTCCAATTATAGTAGTTTCTCACCTCCCGGAAATTCACGCTTATCTTGCCGATAGGCTGATCTTTCTTGAAAACGGGAAAATTGCAGCCGATGGAGAAACATCTCTGGTACTTAAAAATTTCCTCAGGGATATGAAGCCAAAGGAAAAGCTTGCGGAACCCGAGAAGAAAGAGGTCTGCATCAAGGTTAAGGATATTTCAAAACGCTATTCTCTCATCAGGATGGGAGAAGTCCTGAATATCAAAGATTTTTCTCTCGATATTTACAGAGGAGAAATTCTTGCTTTTATTGGATCCTCGGGAGCTGGGAAAACAACCCTTATGAAACTCATGGAAGGGCTTGTAAAGCCAAAGAGCGGAACTGTCGAATATCTCTGCAACGGAGACTGGGTAGACGTCACCAGGTATAGCGAAAAACGCATGGAACTCCGTAGGATCATGAGTATTATGAACCAGGAATTCTCGATGTCTGTGAACTCCACGGTAAGGGAACAGATTCGGTTCAGGTTAAGCATGAAAAAGCAAGGTGCAATTGAACACGCAAGGAGTAAAGCCAGGGAAATGGGGATGTCGGATGAGACCCTTGATACTATATACCGTCTGCCTGACATGCCAGAAGAAGAGAAAGAAACAGCTCTGCGGGAACTCAACCTGAATGACACAATCTATTTTGATCTCTTTCCGACGATCCCAATAACTGATGTTGATGCCTATGCAAGGCCAGTGTTTGAAGCCCTTGACCTGCCAATGGAAATTCTTGACAAAACTCCTTACCAGATCAGCGGGGGTGAGCATGTCAGGGCTTTCATCGCCTTAAGCCTTGCAACTTCTCCCGAGTATCTTATGCTTGATGAGCCCTTCGGAGACCTTGACCCTGTAACTCTCAGGGATGTCACAAATTCTTTAAAAAGAATCAACGAACGCTTTGGTACGACCATTGCGCTTGTAAGCCACCACATGGACTTTGTTAGGGAAGTTGCTCACAGGACTATATTGATTGATAACGGAGCCCTTGCAATGGACGGAGAGCCGGCAGAAGTCTGTCAGGAACTGATCAACAGGAGCAATGCCCCTTACATGGAACACAGCCTGGAAGACCTTGTGGAAGGCGGTTTGGAGACTAAGTAA
- a CDS encoding geranylgeranylglyceryl/heptaprenylglyceryl phosphate synthase, whose protein sequence is MQVEAHLQKIIDQEGKVHLTLIDPASQTPERAAEIALAAVKGGTDAIMIGGSTGASGTLLDETVIKIKEKVDVPTILFPGSSAGLSRYADAVFFMSLLNSRDLGYVITNQVMGAPLVYQSQIEPISMAYLIVEPGGTVGWVGDAKLIPRKKPELAAVYALAGKYLGMHYTYLEAGSGADKPINPEMIGAVKKVLGENKLIVGGGIRDAEAAKLCASAGADMIVTGTVLEEVRDVTAKVAELVSAIKR, encoded by the coding sequence TTGCAGGTGGAAGCACACCTTCAGAAAATCATTGATCAGGAAGGAAAAGTTCATCTTACCCTTATCGATCCCGCTTCCCAAACGCCTGAACGAGCCGCTGAAATCGCCCTTGCAGCAGTCAAGGGAGGCACCGATGCCATCATGATAGGGGGTTCAACCGGAGCGTCGGGAACCCTGCTTGATGAAACCGTCATAAAGATAAAAGAAAAGGTAGATGTCCCAACCATTCTTTTTCCGGGAAGTTCAGCCGGGCTTAGCAGGTATGCAGATGCCGTATTTTTCATGAGTCTTCTGAACTCGAGAGATCTAGGGTATGTGATCACAAACCAGGTTATGGGAGCTCCGCTTGTATACCAGAGCCAGATAGAACCTATCTCCATGGCATACCTTATAGTTGAACCCGGAGGGACTGTTGGTTGGGTAGGGGACGCTAAACTGATCCCCAGAAAGAAACCTGAACTTGCTGCAGTATATGCCCTTGCAGGCAAATACCTCGGCATGCATTATACTTACCTTGAAGCCGGGTCTGGAGCTGACAAGCCTATTAACCCTGAGATGATAGGAGCTGTCAAGAAAGTTCTAGGGGAAAACAAACTCATTGTTGGCGGTGGAATTAGAGACGCAGAGGCTGCAAAACTCTGTGCGTCGGCAGGTGCGGATATGATAGTTACCGGTACCGTTCTTGAAGAAGTAAGGGACGTTACTGCAAAAGTAGCTGAGCTTGTGTCAGCCATAAAAAGATGA
- a CDS encoding 50S ribosomal protein L40e, producing the protein MGRFPEAEERLLNKKICMRCNARNAIRATRCRKCGYSALRVKSKESKGA; encoded by the coding sequence ATGGGTCGTTTTCCAGAAGCAGAAGAAAGATTATTAAATAAAAAAATTTGCATGCGATGCAATGCCAGGAATGCAATAAGGGCAACCCGCTGCAGAAAATGCGGTTACAGTGCTCTTCGGGTAAAATCCAAGGAATCTAAGGGAGCATGA
- the purB gene encoding adenylosuccinate lyase has translation MLIHPIDYRYGTAEMKHVWSQENRLNKLLQVEAALARAEADMGLIPADSAEIISESISSVKAERVDEIEAEIHHDMMAVVTAISEQCRDDAGKWVHFGATSNDILDTATALQIKDAIDLMEDKLKTLLGVLLDKAEAHKNTVCCGRTHGQIGVPTTYGLRFAIWASEISRHLERLHQLTPRATVGQMTGAVGTQAAFGKSGILIQKLTMQYLGIGAVDVSNQIIQRDRHAEFVMWMANTVTTLDKIGIEIRTLQRSEIAEIEESFGKKQVGSSTMPHKRNPIKSEQMCGLARIVRAMVEPELLNNTLWDERDLTNSSSERVVFPEACVLTDHILKIGINVIEHLRFYPENIRRNLELLRGLNMGEAVMIELAKRGVGRQEAHELVRTAAMKAHDTGQHFKNVLLETPDIARYLTATYIENLVNPDKYIGTAVEQVEVLVAKLREAYSL, from the coding sequence GTGTTGATTCATCCTATAGACTACCGGTATGGTACAGCAGAAATGAAACATGTGTGGAGCCAGGAAAACAGACTTAATAAGCTCCTTCAAGTCGAGGCAGCCCTTGCCCGCGCCGAAGCGGATATGGGTTTGATCCCCGCAGATTCGGCTGAGATTATATCTGAAAGTATCTCTTCCGTAAAAGCTGAGAGGGTTGACGAAATTGAAGCCGAGATCCATCATGATATGATGGCTGTGGTTACTGCGATCTCTGAACAGTGCAGAGATGACGCTGGAAAATGGGTACATTTCGGAGCCACTTCAAACGATATTCTAGATACGGCAACAGCTCTCCAGATTAAGGATGCAATCGACCTTATGGAAGATAAACTCAAAACGTTACTAGGAGTTCTGCTTGACAAGGCCGAAGCCCACAAGAATACGGTCTGCTGCGGAAGAACACATGGACAGATAGGGGTTCCGACAACATACGGACTGCGTTTTGCTATATGGGCTTCGGAGATTTCAAGGCATCTGGAACGTCTCCATCAACTCACTCCAAGAGCAACTGTAGGGCAGATGACAGGTGCAGTTGGGACCCAGGCTGCTTTTGGAAAATCCGGGATTCTTATCCAGAAACTTACAATGCAGTACCTTGGAATCGGGGCTGTGGATGTTTCCAACCAGATAATTCAGAGGGATAGGCACGCTGAATTTGTAATGTGGATGGCAAACACAGTCACGACTCTGGATAAGATAGGCATAGAAATCAGGACTCTCCAGCGCAGTGAAATTGCCGAGATTGAGGAAAGTTTTGGAAAAAAGCAGGTAGGATCATCTACTATGCCCCATAAACGCAATCCTATAAAGTCTGAGCAGATGTGCGGGCTTGCAAGAATTGTAAGGGCCATGGTCGAGCCCGAACTCCTTAACAATACCCTGTGGGATGAAAGAGATCTGACCAACTCTTCTTCCGAGCGGGTAGTTTTCCCTGAAGCCTGTGTGCTTACGGACCACATCCTCAAGATAGGAATAAATGTAATTGAACACCTGAGATTCTATCCTGAAAATATCCGGAGAAATCTGGAATTGCTAAGGGGCCTTAATATGGGAGAGGCTGTGATGATTGAGCTCGCAAAAAGAGGAGTAGGCAGGCAGGAAGCCCATGAGCTCGTAAGGACTGCAGCAATGAAAGCCCACGATACAGGACAACATTTCAAAAATGTACTTCTGGAAACTCCTGACATTGCAAGATATTTAACTGCTACATATATCGAGAATCTTGTAAATCCCGATAAATATATAGGGACTGCAGTGGAACAAGTTGAAGTACTTGTCGCAAAACTTCGTGAGGCTTATTCCCTCTAA
- a CDS encoding methylamine methyltransferase corrinoid protein reductive activase: protein MRCGVAIDLGTSGYRAQKIDLDTEEIRRTVITLRNPLPGANVMDHMDFAIHYGQDLAHGLSINAVKNLFQALDVKCEELERLSICGNPIQLSIFQGINIEDLAYAGERKKKKYNIQEQDRSARIVHSSEIPELDEYDCEIVVPPAIKHEVGADALALIIKSGMLDSDEISIATDYGTNAEMALKVKDIIYTGSAAAGPALEGQQIKHGNLASPYVISDFELENGGLRNYVLSEEMKPVLGDIIDPATGEILEEGQIKAKGITGTGVIALIEKGIEHGLIELPKIKTPDELIHLQNRMDFSEKDLKEAGKAIGAIRAGHITLCSTAGIEMADIDTAYMAGAAGTYMDAAKAQKIGLIPYATGKISQLGNTSLAVAREILLSEKRLWELQDIASQIIGTHIMFATAPEFRDVYVLELAYWEEGMPFKMFKKYLKKKELPGLGDPIQNPIIDKRVERDIPVLGEEGLHVLERVGTYMTMVVDCPECKKCIKVCPTGAISIDEENRIMISTDLCEGAHCQKCIRACPPEKFNWENLEIFKQKLQE from the coding sequence ATGAGATGTGGAGTTGCAATTGACCTTGGAACAAGTGGATATCGAGCTCAAAAAATCGATCTTGATACAGAAGAGATCCGAAGAACAGTGATAACTTTGAGGAATCCTCTTCCTGGAGCGAATGTAATGGATCATATGGATTTCGCAATCCACTATGGCCAGGATCTCGCACATGGACTTTCTATAAATGCAGTAAAGAACCTATTCCAGGCTCTTGATGTGAAATGCGAAGAACTTGAAAGGCTTTCAATATGTGGAAACCCAATTCAGCTATCCATCTTTCAGGGGATAAACATTGAAGATCTGGCCTATGCAGGAGAACGGAAGAAAAAGAAGTACAATATACAGGAGCAGGACAGAAGCGCGAGAATCGTACATAGCAGCGAAATTCCCGAGCTTGATGAATATGACTGTGAAATCGTAGTTCCTCCTGCAATAAAACATGAAGTTGGGGCCGATGCCCTTGCCCTGATAATAAAATCCGGAATGCTCGATAGCGACGAAATTTCAATTGCCACGGACTACGGAACAAATGCAGAGATGGCTCTCAAAGTGAAGGATATTATTTATACGGGATCTGCAGCTGCTGGCCCTGCCCTTGAAGGACAGCAGATAAAACATGGAAACCTTGCGTCTCCTTACGTCATATCAGATTTTGAACTCGAGAATGGGGGATTAAGGAACTACGTCCTGAGTGAAGAAATGAAACCGGTTCTCGGAGATATAATAGATCCGGCAACCGGAGAAATCCTTGAGGAAGGTCAGATCAAAGCCAAAGGAATCACAGGTACCGGGGTCATAGCTCTGATAGAAAAAGGAATTGAACATGGCCTTATAGAGCTCCCAAAAATTAAAACTCCGGATGAGCTTATTCATTTGCAAAACCGAATGGATTTCTCTGAAAAAGACCTGAAGGAAGCCGGAAAAGCTATAGGCGCAATTCGCGCAGGGCATATTACGCTCTGTTCGACCGCAGGTATCGAAATGGCAGACATTGATACGGCTTATATGGCAGGTGCTGCCGGTACATATATGGATGCGGCAAAAGCCCAGAAAATTGGTTTGATTCCGTATGCAACAGGAAAGATCTCTCAGCTTGGAAACACTTCACTTGCAGTCGCCCGTGAAATCTTGCTGTCGGAAAAGAGATTGTGGGAGCTTCAGGACATTGCAAGTCAGATAATAGGCACACACATAATGTTTGCGACTGCTCCGGAATTCCGGGACGTGTATGTTCTTGAACTTGCGTACTGGGAAGAAGGTATGCCCTTTAAAATGTTCAAGAAATATCTCAAAAAGAAAGAGCTTCCAGGCCTAGGAGACCCGATACAGAATCCCATCATCGATAAACGTGTGGAGAGAGATATTCCAGTTCTTGGAGAAGAAGGACTTCATGTACTTGAAAGAGTCGGAACCTACATGACTATGGTTGTCGATTGCCCCGAGTGCAAAAAGTGTATTAAAGTCTGTCCAACTGGCGCCATATCAATTGACGAAGAAAACAGAATTATGATAAGCACTGACTTATGTGAAGGTGCCCATTGCCAGAAATGTATCCGAGCTTGCCCTCCGGAAAAATTTAACTGGGAAAATCTAGAAATTTTCAAACAGAAGCTGCAGGAATAA